The Streptomyces achromogenes genome window below encodes:
- a CDS encoding APC family permease, with translation MTESGSAGPPPTSGRADGTPQRLRGGVLGMADIAAATMANVGPAMSFFFGFAFLATTAGVASPLTIMAAGAAVALFGNTLAEFSRAHPSAGSFTTFVGKTFGPVSAVTTALLAGLGYIIAMASVIAISGGFMQITLNHYTGVDLPWIIWTVLLTGLSVVLMLRGIVVSTKWAGYFFGVEMLVLVVVSVAALFEHRGDLSVAPFLPSHLTHGVRGLAAGFPLAVYLFIGWENSAALAEETENPRRNVGRAVFSSVAIMTVSYILFSYATVTGFGYDVQRLGDSRIPFIDVAQHTLGALALLAYVGGLTSTLGVLIAGINSQARLVFNAGREGLLPSFFGYVHPTRRTPNNAIVTFAATALLIIVGWGLGHVLGADGGQMNPVVFFAESSSLGAILILLVYLASNIALPLYYRRYRPQEFRIVRHVVLPAAGALAVLVPLYYLAKPGQPAPYSWFPYAALGTLVAAVCYATLLVRRDPGLADRVGSVVADAE, from the coding sequence ATGACCGAGTCCGGATCCGCCGGGCCGCCGCCGACGTCGGGACGCGCCGACGGCACGCCCCAGCGCCTGCGCGGCGGCGTCCTCGGCATGGCGGACATCGCCGCGGCCACGATGGCCAACGTCGGCCCGGCCATGAGCTTCTTCTTCGGCTTCGCCTTCCTCGCCACCACGGCGGGAGTGGCCTCCCCGCTGACCATCATGGCGGCGGGCGCGGCGGTCGCGCTGTTCGGCAACACGCTGGCCGAGTTCTCCCGGGCGCACCCCTCGGCGGGCAGCTTCACCACCTTCGTCGGCAAGACCTTCGGCCCGGTCAGCGCCGTGACCACGGCGCTGCTCGCGGGACTCGGCTACATCATCGCGATGGCCTCCGTCATCGCGATCTCCGGCGGGTTCATGCAGATCACCCTGAACCACTACACCGGCGTCGACCTGCCGTGGATCATCTGGACGGTGCTGCTGACCGGCCTGTCGGTGGTGCTGATGCTGCGCGGGATCGTGGTGTCCACCAAGTGGGCCGGTTACTTCTTCGGCGTCGAGATGCTCGTCCTGGTCGTGGTCTCGGTCGCAGCACTCTTCGAGCACCGGGGCGACCTCTCCGTCGCTCCGTTCCTGCCCTCCCACCTCACCCACGGCGTCAGGGGCCTCGCGGCGGGTTTCCCGCTGGCGGTGTACCTGTTCATCGGCTGGGAGAACTCGGCGGCACTGGCCGAGGAGACGGAGAACCCGCGGCGCAACGTCGGCCGCGCCGTGTTCTCCTCCGTCGCGATCATGACGGTGAGCTACATCCTCTTCTCCTACGCCACGGTCACCGGTTTCGGCTACGACGTGCAGCGGCTCGGAGACTCCCGGATCCCCTTCATCGACGTCGCCCAGCACACGCTGGGGGCGCTCGCCCTCCTCGCCTACGTCGGCGGCCTGACCTCCACCCTCGGCGTGCTGATCGCGGGCATCAACTCCCAGGCCAGGCTGGTGTTCAACGCCGGACGTGAGGGGCTCTTGCCGTCCTTCTTCGGCTATGTGCACCCCACGCGCCGTACGCCGAACAACGCGATCGTCACCTTCGCCGCGACCGCGCTGCTGATCATCGTCGGCTGGGGTCTGGGGCATGTGCTCGGAGCCGACGGCGGTCAGATGAACCCGGTGGTGTTCTTCGCCGAGTCGTCGAGCCTGGGCGCCATCCTGATCCTGCTGGTCTACCTCGCGTCCAACATCGCGCTGCCGCTGTACTACCGCAGGTACCGTCCGCAGGAGTTCCGGATCGTGCGGCATGTGGTGCTGCCCGCGGCCGGCGCCCTTGCCGTACTGGTCCCGCTGTACTATCTCGCCAAGCCGGGACAGCCCGCCCCGTACAGCTGGTTCCCGTACGCGGCTCTGGGCACCCTCGTCGCGGCCGTCTGCTACGCGACGCTCCTGGTCCGACGTGATCCGGGCCTTGCCGACCGGGTCGGCTCGGTCGTCGCCGACGCGGAGTGA
- a CDS encoding bifunctional serine/threonine-protein kinase/ABC transporter substrate-binding protein, translating into MEPLRTGDPSRLGRYRLLRRLGAGGMGVVFLARAPGGAIAAVKTVRAAYAEEPGFRARFRREAQAARQVHSPWVVPLLDADADAETPWLATSYVPGPSLSETVEVFGPLSVTSVRVLGIRLAEALDAVHAAGLVHRDVKPGNVLLAPDGPRLIDFGIARAPEATALTSSGVIVGSPGFLSPEQARARGGEIGPPSDVFSLACVLAFAATGVRPFGDGGAAGVLLRTVYEEPDPAAFPDALAPLLTSCLHKDPAARPDLARLRAELEAGVGPGPGGTAGWLPEPVARLISDRSAAVLALDAVEPTQMSAPASTVSPDAPTMTAVRAAPSVAPGIRRRSFLRLGSTAGVLAAGGGGAWWWSTRSGTPTTPTPVASARPELVVAFQGDLTGPAKDSGNAQLNGARLAVEQINAQSGRPLRLKLVPYDDGGDPARAASLAGRLVKDAGVLAVVGPTTDACFLRTEAAYTKATMPVVTVSVDVSLDGRSFGYDQFRSHAALHVERTLLAAPCVRYLSNHVDARKVFLVDDRAQGDTAWKLCDLAQKGLRSAGRQATLTSVPAGKIDYRALAASVLSAGADAVVCTGDPARTAGLASALKAARFTGTCMATEQAFGPGFLAAAGAAATGWIFATSFVDPTVRPSARAFAAAYRTRFGAAPGWYAAEAYDAVMFLAAVCAQDGTALRERGAIAHRLPEVKHTGITRTVKYSQGNGYNNDAMFLYEVADGTFHYLGQYKEAAVS; encoded by the coding sequence ATGGAGCCGCTGCGCACCGGCGACCCGTCCCGGCTCGGCCGCTACCGACTGCTGCGGCGGCTGGGCGCCGGCGGCATGGGCGTCGTCTTCCTGGCCCGTGCGCCGGGCGGGGCGATCGCCGCGGTCAAGACGGTGCGGGCCGCGTACGCGGAGGAACCGGGATTCCGGGCCCGGTTCCGCCGCGAGGCGCAGGCCGCCCGGCAGGTCCACAGCCCCTGGGTGGTGCCGCTGCTGGACGCCGACGCCGACGCGGAGACGCCGTGGCTGGCGACCTCGTACGTGCCGGGCCCGTCGCTCTCCGAGACGGTGGAGGTCTTCGGGCCGCTGTCGGTCACCTCCGTGCGGGTGCTCGGGATCCGGCTCGCCGAAGCCCTCGACGCGGTCCACGCGGCGGGACTCGTGCACCGCGACGTGAAGCCGGGCAACGTCCTGCTGGCCCCGGACGGGCCGCGGCTCATCGACTTCGGCATCGCCCGCGCCCCGGAGGCCACGGCGCTCACCTCCAGCGGCGTCATCGTGGGCTCGCCCGGCTTCCTCTCACCCGAGCAGGCACGGGCGCGCGGCGGGGAGATCGGCCCGCCCAGCGACGTGTTCTCGCTGGCGTGCGTGCTCGCGTTCGCCGCGACCGGGGTACGGCCCTTCGGCGACGGCGGGGCTGCGGGCGTGCTGCTGCGCACGGTCTACGAGGAGCCGGACCCGGCCGCGTTCCCGGACGCCCTGGCGCCCCTGCTGACATCCTGCCTGCACAAGGACCCGGCCGCCCGCCCCGACCTCGCCCGCCTGCGAGCGGAACTCGAGGCGGGCGTCGGCCCCGGGCCGGGCGGCACGGCGGGGTGGCTGCCCGAGCCGGTCGCCCGCCTGATCAGCGACCGGTCCGCCGCCGTGCTCGCCCTCGACGCCGTCGAGCCGACCCAAATGTCCGCGCCGGCGAGCACGGTGTCCCCGGACGCCCCGACGATGACAGCCGTCAGAGCCGCACCGTCCGTCGCACCCGGCATCCGCCGTCGCAGCTTCCTGCGCCTCGGATCGACGGCCGGGGTCCTCGCGGCCGGTGGCGGCGGAGCCTGGTGGTGGAGCACCCGCAGCGGTACGCCGACGACGCCGACGCCCGTGGCGAGCGCGCGTCCCGAACTGGTCGTCGCGTTCCAGGGCGACCTGACCGGACCCGCGAAGGACAGCGGGAACGCCCAGCTCAACGGCGCCCGGCTGGCCGTCGAGCAGATCAACGCCCAGAGCGGCCGTCCCCTTCGTCTGAAGCTGGTCCCGTACGACGACGGCGGCGACCCGGCCCGGGCCGCGAGCCTGGCCGGGCGGCTGGTGAAGGACGCCGGCGTCCTCGCGGTGGTGGGGCCCACCACCGACGCGTGCTTCCTGCGCACCGAGGCCGCGTACACCAAGGCGACGATGCCGGTGGTCACCGTCTCGGTGGACGTCAGTCTCGACGGCAGGTCCTTCGGCTACGACCAGTTCCGCTCCCACGCGGCGCTGCACGTCGAGAGGACGCTCCTCGCCGCCCCCTGCGTCCGCTACCTCAGCAACCACGTCGACGCGCGCAAGGTGTTCCTGGTGGACGACCGAGCGCAGGGCGACACCGCCTGGAAGCTGTGCGACCTGGCCCAGAAGGGACTGCGGAGCGCAGGTCGGCAGGCGACGCTGACCAGCGTCCCCGCCGGGAAAATCGATTACAGGGCGCTGGCCGCGTCGGTGCTGTCCGCGGGCGCGGACGCGGTCGTGTGCACGGGCGACCCGGCGCGGACCGCGGGACTGGCCTCCGCCCTGAAGGCGGCCCGATTCACCGGCACCTGCATGGCCACGGAACAGGCCTTCGGCCCCGGATTCCTCGCCGCCGCCGGGGCGGCCGCGACCGGCTGGATCTTCGCGACCTCCTTCGTCGACCCCACGGTCCGCCCGTCCGCCCGCGCCTTCGCCGCCGCCTACCGCACCCGGTTCGGCGCCGCCCCCGGCTGGTACGCGGCCGAGGCCTACGACGCCGTGATGTTCCTGGCGGCGGTCTGCGCACAGGACGGCACGGCTCTGAGGGAGCGCGGCGCGATCGCCCACCGGCTGCCCGAGGTCAAGCACACCGGGATCACCCGCACCGTCAAGTACAGCCAGGGGAACGGCTACAACAACGACGCGATGTTCCTCTACGAGGTCGCCGACGGCACGTTCCACTACCTCGGCCAGTACAAGGAGGCGGCGGTGTCGTGA
- a CDS encoding FadR/GntR family transcriptional regulator: MVNAPGKFGPYSGWDTRVLAGRGPTGAELVRSRIALRVRLRSVSPGDRLPDAGVLAEELGISEITVRRALEVMCQDGLLDRRRGRAGGTFVAADWDAVVAVMYDADEAAALDSFHLLLECGLVAHTAGELTDSRLDGLRALVEEMNLADDPARLLELETRFHLDLAETLGGAGIREFAADLLGKQCLLGPAPDPAVVRARNRCHLDLLDELGRGAMDPAVRAVKAHRHAEPDRALGAEPNPSRSAEPN, encoded by the coding sequence GTGGTGAATGCACCGGGCAAGTTCGGCCCCTACAGCGGCTGGGACACACGCGTCCTGGCCGGCCGGGGTCCCACAGGAGCGGAGCTCGTCCGGTCCCGGATCGCTCTGCGGGTGCGGCTGCGGTCCGTCTCGCCGGGGGACCGGCTGCCGGACGCGGGGGTCCTCGCCGAGGAGCTCGGGATCAGTGAGATCACCGTGCGACGCGCGCTGGAGGTCATGTGCCAGGACGGCCTGCTCGACCGCCGTCGGGGCCGGGCCGGCGGGACCTTCGTCGCCGCCGACTGGGACGCGGTCGTCGCCGTGATGTACGACGCCGACGAGGCGGCCGCCCTGGACTCCTTCCATCTGCTGCTCGAATGCGGGCTCGTCGCGCACACCGCGGGCGAGCTGACCGACAGCCGGCTCGACGGGCTGCGGGCGCTGGTCGAGGAGATGAACCTGGCCGACGACCCGGCCCGGCTGCTCGAACTGGAGACCCGCTTCCACCTCGACCTCGCGGAGACCCTCGGCGGCGCCGGGATCAGGGAGTTCGCCGCCGACCTGCTCGGCAAGCAGTGCCTGCTGGGGCCCGCGCCGGACCCCGCGGTCGTACGGGCCCGCAACCGCTGCCACCTGGACCTGCTCGACGAACTCGGCCGCGGCGCGATGGACCCGGCGGTACGAGCGGTGAAGGCGCACCGGCACGCCGAACCGGACCGGGCTCTCGGAGCCGAACCGAACCCGTCCCGCAGCGCCGAACCGAACTGA